A portion of the Fusobacterium nucleatum genome contains these proteins:
- a CDS encoding MotA/TolQ/ExbB proton channel family protein, whose protein sequence is MQILKAGGILMYFILLMGIIGLYAVLERFSYFLIKEKNNFSKLPSDVRQLINEGKIKEAIVALNSNKSSTSVVLKEILIYGYKENKETLSALEEKGKEKAIERIKSLERNMWLLSLAANASPLLGLLGTVTGMIKAFNSIALNGTGDAGVLAKGISEALYTTAGGLIVAIPCMIFYNYFNKKIDLIVSDIEKTCTELLNHFRE, encoded by the coding sequence ATGCAAATACTTAAAGCAGGTGGAATATTAATGTATTTTATTCTCTTAATGGGAATAATTGGACTTTATGCAGTATTAGAAAGATTTTCATATTTTTTAATAAAAGAAAAAAATAATTTTTCCAAGTTACCCTCAGATGTTAGACAATTAATAAATGAAGGTAAGATAAAAGAAGCAATAGTTGCTTTAAATTCTAATAAATCATCAACCTCAGTGGTTTTAAAAGAAATATTGATTTATGGATATAAAGAAAATAAGGAAACTTTATCTGCACTTGAAGAAAAAGGTAAAGAAAAAGCAATAGAACGAATAAAATCATTGGAAAGAAATATGTGGCTTCTTTCATTAGCTGCTAATGCTTCACCATTGTTGGGATTGTTAGGAACAGTTACAGGTATGATAAAAGCATTTAATTCAATAGCATTAAATGGGACAGGAGATGCAGGAGTTTTAGCAAAAGGTATATCAGAAGCACTATATACAACAGCAGGAGGGCTTATTGTAGCTATACCTTGTATGATATTTTATAATTATTTTAATAAAAAAATTGATTTAATAGTGAGTGATATAGAAAAAACTTGTACAGAGTTGTTGAACCATTTCAGAGAGTAG
- a CDS encoding ExbD/TolR family protein: protein MKLERIKRRSGGTLVLEITPLIDVVFLLLIFFMLATSFDERSAFKIDLPKSTAAKTKSTLKEVQVLVDKDKNVYLRYTDNSGKSQNEKLDLTSFVSVVSEKLNNSENKDVIISADKNIDYGFIVEIMSLLKESGASAINIDTAIQSR from the coding sequence ATGAAATTAGAAAGAATAAAAAGAAGAAGTGGTGGAACATTAGTTCTTGAAATAACACCACTTATAGATGTAGTTTTTCTTTTACTTATTTTCTTTATGTTGGCAACAAGTTTTGATGAAAGATCAGCTTTTAAAATAGATTTACCTAAGTCTACTGCTGCAAAAACAAAAAGTACATTAAAAGAAGTACAAGTTTTAGTTGATAAGGACAAAAATGTATATTTAAGATATACAGATAATTCTGGAAAATCTCAAAATGAGAAATTAGATTTAACAAGTTTTGTTTCAGTTGTATCTGAAAAATTAAATAACTCTGAAAATAAGGATGTAATAATTTCAGCTGATAAAAATATTGATTATGGATTCATTGTTGAAATAATGAGTTTATTAAAAGAATCAGGAGCAAGTGCTATAAATATAGATACTGCAATACAAAGTAGGTGA
- a CDS encoding energy transducer TonB has translation MKKNDYICLFLSIVINIAIVFVLAMFLTDETVETDEIKIGLVAVESDASTRFKGEKNVDAKKQNLEADSIEKKEENKPQEEKPEKKVEEDKKAEKTVQVEDKPKTTPKKEKPSLADLKKQISDSQPKTSNGGFSPSADPDGEEVVDRVLQNVTYSNGLVSGSKMGNSEGGLLVDWNDSNRAPEFPQSARASGKHGKIKIKLKVDKAGNVLSYVIVEGSGVPEIDASVERVVGSWRVKLLKKGKPVNGTFYLNYNFNFK, from the coding sequence ATGAAGAAAAATGACTATATTTGTTTATTTTTATCAATAGTTATAAATATAGCAATTGTTTTTGTATTGGCGATGTTTTTAACAGATGAAACAGTGGAAACAGATGAGATAAAAATTGGTTTGGTAGCAGTTGAATCTGATGCAAGTACAAGATTTAAAGGTGAGAAGAATGTAGATGCTAAAAAACAAAATTTAGAAGCAGATAGTATAGAGAAAAAAGAAGAAAATAAGCCTCAAGAAGAAAAACCAGAAAAGAAAGTAGAAGAAGACAAAAAAGCTGAAAAAACAGTTCAAGTTGAAGATAAACCTAAAACAACTCCTAAAAAGGAAAAACCTTCATTAGCAGATTTGAAGAAACAAATATCTGATTCACAGCCTAAAACTTCAAATGGAGGTTTTAGTCCAAGTGCTGACCCAGATGGAGAAGAAGTTGTAGATAGGGTTTTACAAAATGTAACTTATTCAAATGGTTTAGTGTCAGGAAGTAAAATGGGAAATTCAGAAGGTGGGCTTTTAGTTGACTGGAATGATTCTAATAGAGCACCAGAATTTCCTCAATCTGCAAGAGCTTCTGGAAAACATGGCAAAATAAAAATTAAATTAAAAGTTGATAAAGCTGGGAATGTTTTATCTTATGTTATAGTAGAAGGAAGTGGAGTGCCAGAAATAGATGCTTCTGTTGAAAGAGTTGTAGGAAGTTGGAGAGTAAAACTTCTAAAAAAAGGTAAGCCTGTAAATGGAACATTTTATCTAAATTATAATTTTAATTTTAAATAA
- a CDS encoding sigma-54-dependent transcriptional regulator, with product MLLLGFRLDNDLKLEFENNFENDLVFVENIMSFMEAIKSRKYEAIVIDERNSKEEALINLIVKVTEIQKKAVIIILGETSNWRIIAGSIKAGAYDYILKPELPRTIVRIVEKSVKDYKGLVERVDKTKSTGEKLIGRSKLMIDLYKVIGKVANNSAPVLVTGERGTGKTSVAKAIHQFSNVYDKPLISINCNSYRANLLERKLFGYEKGSFEGAAFSQYGELEKAEGGILHLANIESLSLDMQSKILFLLEENKFLRLGGMEPINAFVRIIASTSVNLEELIEKGLFIDELYRKLKVLEIDIPNLKERKEDIPFIIDHYMAECNQEMNKNIKGVTKVALKKIMRYDWPGNVNELKNAIKYAVAMCRGSSILIEDLPPNVVGEKILNGKEESKTVSIENLVKNEINQLRSKNKKRDYYFEIISKIEKEIIKQVLEITNGKKVETAEILGITRNTLRTKMNYYDLE from the coding sequence ATGTTGTTATTAGGTTTTCGTCTTGACAATGACTTAAAATTAGAGTTCGAAAATAATTTTGAAAATGATTTAGTATTTGTAGAAAATATCATGTCTTTTATGGAAGCTATAAAAAGTAGAAAATATGAAGCAATAGTTATAGATGAAAGAAATTCCAAAGAAGAAGCACTAATCAATTTAATTGTCAAAGTTACAGAGATTCAAAAAAAAGCAGTTATAATTATTTTGGGAGAAACTTCAAATTGGAGGATTATTGCAGGAAGTATAAAAGCTGGAGCCTATGACTATATATTAAAACCAGAGCTACCTAGAACTATTGTAAGAATAGTAGAAAAATCAGTAAAAGATTATAAAGGACTTGTAGAAAGAGTTGATAAAACTAAAAGTACAGGTGAAAAGTTAATAGGTAGAAGTAAACTTATGATAGACCTTTATAAAGTTATTGGAAAGGTTGCAAACAATTCTGCACCAGTTTTAGTGACAGGAGAAAGAGGAACAGGAAAAACAAGTGTTGCTAAAGCAATACACCAATTCAGTAATGTTTATGATAAACCTCTTATAAGTATAAATTGTAATTCATATAGAGCAAATTTATTAGAAAGAAAACTATTTGGTTATGAAAAAGGTTCATTTGAAGGAGCTGCATTTAGCCAATATGGTGAATTAGAAAAAGCTGAGGGAGGAATACTTCATTTAGCAAATATAGAATCCTTAAGCCTTGATATGCAATCAAAAATATTATTTTTATTGGAAGAAAATAAATTTTTGAGATTGGGTGGAATGGAGCCAATAAATGCCTTTGTAAGAATAATAGCTTCTACAAGTGTGAATTTAGAAGAACTTATTGAAAAAGGATTATTTATAGATGAGCTTTATAGAAAACTGAAAGTTTTAGAAATAGATATACCTAATTTAAAAGAAAGAAAAGAAGATATACCTTTTATCATAGATCACTATATGGCAGAATGTAATCAAGAAATGAATAAGAATATAAAAGGTGTTACTAAGGTAGCATTAAAAAAGATAATGAGATACGATTGGCCAGGTAATGTAAATGAATTAAAAAACGCTATAAAATATGCAGTTGCAATGTGTAGGGGTTCTAGTATCTTAATAGAAGATTTGCCACCTAATGTTGTTGGAGAAAAGATTTTAAATGGAAAAGAAGAATCTAAGACTGTATCTATTGAAAATCTTGTTAAAAATGAAATAAATCAATTAAGAAGTAAAAATAAGAAAAGAGATTATTATTTTGAAATAATATCAAAGATTGAAAAAGAAATTATTAAACAAGTCCTTGAAATTACTAATGGCAAAAAGGTAGAAACAGCCGAAATTTTAGGTATTACAAGAAATACTTTAAGAACAAAAATGAATTATTATGATTTGGAGTAA